tctcatacttACATAGTTCATACCAAAAGTTTACTGATGAAgactcccaagaatagggaaatctacccgcccatacaagtaatttctctctgccctagcacgttatgcaacctactgctacacctgatataaccagggcactcgcctttcttagcaagtccttgggcgaagagtttgcttcacccaaacgtaacatgttctactagtataaatactgataataccataattaTTTTCTTTGTCATTATTCTGtatttctcaactgttcatgtttccatcttttacttttcatttcatttcactttatgtgaTTCTTTCCAATTTTACAtggttcacatttcacatttcacatttcattcatttacattttcatttcatttcaattcatacccagcatctttcagctgttttacccagcatctttcaactattttacccaatatttttcaattgttttacccaacatctttcaactgttttacccagcattttccaactgttttacctagcatctttcaattgttttacccaacatctttcagttgttttacccaacatctttcagttgttttacccaacatttttcagctgtcttacccaacatttttcaaccgttttacatgattgcattaacactcacttgcagcatatttcatttaatattttcatactcagttcatttcctatatatcctgcatctcatatatatcatatatttccacacaacattcctatttacttaTGCCGCactatttagcaataaaattcatatatattccctataaaataagccaacccacatttaacattcacatactagaaaaatacctttaatttctttaaaattattctgaaaaatatttcactttcatcagttcaatttcacatataaatATCTAATAAAtcaaccctaggctcagaaagcaTGATTTAAAGGGTTGATATTTTAAACCAaaactgaaacatatacacgtatatataacacaattcatttcccattaaattcataaaaattctgatttaatatatatttttttccttacctggtttcttgaactacaccaacaaggacctcgaaaaatacctacggcgttcacccggaccctgaataaaaaatcctaattccactaaatcaatcctaaataaaataatattttaatatttcctaaagtcataaattttaaataaataattataccctcaaatatagtcAATTTATCTAAtatctcaaatctcactctcgctttggagtggggcttataaaaccttaattgaaaatttatcgactccaaaatgacgacaatcacgactaagaccacgtggtggtgcctgatcatcgatttaacggcagatttaaaacgaaattgagaaattaggaaaaaattgtctTATCCTAGGAATAGTGCTTAAGTCACTCTCACAACAAATCCACTCTAATAGAAATGTTGGCGGCAGAACTAAAAATctaacggtaccttccgtttcccgatccaccGCAAATCTGTCGagaaattaaaagagagagagacggagacggagggaTGTTGGGGCGCAAGAAAATTTCAAGGGGGGATGCAGCCTTCTTTGGATGAATACCTCCTGAAGGTTTATCCTTCGGGAGGTTtacttttatttatatatatatatatatatatatatatatatatatataacaattatTAATAACGAttttaataatcgtcactaaaacgtgtactattagtgacagtttcttgACCGTCACTCCTACAATCATATCAGTGATGGttattaaatctgtcactaatacatgCACTTTAGTGATGAAGTTGAGCTGATCATATGTGcaaatttatagtgatggtcgtaggctattagtgatgattcttttccgtcactaatactccactattagtgacgatttgaatatTTCATCACCAATAAATATTAGTACAGAATATGGTGACAAAGttagaattgtcactaatacccttatttCTTATAgtgctatatcatactattgcTATATGTCGATGATATGCTAGTTGTAAGACCAGATATAGAAGATATTAGGAAATTGAAGTAGCAAATGTCAGATGAGTTTGACATGAATGACTTGGGTTTAACTAGGGGTGTtcaaaatttaccgaaaaatcGAAAATCGGACCGAAACCGAATCGAAACACATTTCGGTTCGATTTTTCGATTTGCGATTTTGGTTtcgattttgaaatataaaaaaatttggttttGGTTTCGGTTTCAATTTTGGACCAAAATCGAACCGAAAAAACTGAAAAccgaattaataaaaaattatcatgATTAAACCGAAAACGAGCGGGCCAGACATCTTGGCCCAATTGAGAGAGCCTATAACATATGCGGAATTTGGACAAGTGGAGCTTGGATGGAAGCGTGGAAGGGCTGAGGTCGAAGTTGGAGAGATGGCGGACGGAGCTGCCTCCAGTGTACAATAAGGGGGAATTCTAGAGCTATCCGTTAAGCGGCAAGGGCGGCGGCGGAGGCAGCCGGCGTGTGAGGCGGCACAGCGACAGCAGCGGGAGATTTCTTCACCGTCTTCTTGGTGTGCAGTGCACACGCCCCATCTCTGTCTCTGTGTGTAATTCCAACCCCATCTTCGGAACTCCACCGCTCCCAAATGTGCCAATAGCAAGAAGAGACTCACCCAAGAACAGCTGACACTTTTGGAAACCAGCTTTAGCTTCAACAAGAAGCTTGAGCCTCACCGCAAGTTCCAGCTGGCAGAGCATCTGGGTCTGCCGCCGTGCCAGGTGGCGATCTGGTACCAGAACAAGCCCGCGCGGTGGAGGAACCAGACCTTGGAGGTCGACCACCGCACCCTCTAGCTATGCCTCGACGCCGCCTTTGCCGACAATAAGCGGCTGGAGAAGGAGGTCGAACGGCTGAAGCAGGAGCTGGAGCACAAGGCCCAGCAACTGATGTTTCTTTCTTCTTGTTCTAATTTGCACTGTGTATGTGTgtttgcgagagagagagagagagaggccaccGATGAACTGTAAAGAGGGCAAGGCACATGCAGGAACCACATGCTAGCCATCCCACAttggttggaaatgggaagagaACTAGTATCCCCACCTTATATATTTTATCTCATGTTTTGGGCTTTGCAACTAAAGCCTTGGCCTAAGAGTTATATAATGCTATAATGGGTTCTGGCTGTTGATGCACCCTAGGCTCTGTATTAGTGTTGTTTTGATTGTTCAAAATTTGGTAAAACCAAAAATAACCAAACTGAACCGCAAAGTTCATGGTTTGGTTTGTTCATAAACCGATGGTATACGGTTCGGTTTCGATTCAGTCATTTGGAAAACCGAGGAGTTCGGTTCGGTTGGCAGTTTTGGCAAAAACCGAATaccgaaccgaaccgtgtacacccctaggTTTAAccaagcagatacttgggatgcggatctctagagatagGCAACAGGAAATGTTGTAGTTATCTCACTCGGAGTATATTAGCCGTATTTTACAGGGATTAAACATGAACAGTGCCAAAACAGTAAATACATCATTGGGCAGTCACTTCCATCTCTCCAAGGACCAGACTCcctagacagatgaagagaaggacttcatagCTAAGATACCTTACgtctcagccattggaagtctcatgtacgtaatggttggtaccagaccagacATTGGTGAAGTAGTGGGAGTTGTTAGCAAGTTCATGTCAAATCTAGGGAAGACTCATTGGGATGTAGTGAAGTGGATcttgagatatctacgtggcactattgataagtgtctatgtttcggcaaaggagacttgaaaatTCAAGGATATGTTGATGCCGATTTTtctggtgaaattgatcatcgcagaagcaccatTGGATATGTGTTCACTATTGGCACAACATTTGTTAGTTAGATGTCACaaatacagaagattgttgtcttatccactacagaagttgAGTACGTAGCAAAGACAAAAGTCAGTAAAgaaattatttggcttcaaggtttgttaacagagctCGGAATAAAGTAGGAGAGAAATATTTTGCATAACGACAGTCAGAGTGTGATACgtctggcaaagaactctgcaCTTCATTCCAAAACCAAACATGTTGGATTATGTTATCATTTCGTCAGATCTTTATTAGAGGATGAAGTGTTGACCCTAgaaaaaatccaaggtaacaGGAATCCGACAGATATGTTAATAAAGGTGATGACAATAGAGAAGCCGAATTAAGTTATgttcaactttagttggtcttcatacttgaagatagatttgagcacatcattgATCTATATACTAGTTGAGATGGtatctctgtctccaagtgggagatttttATGCAAATGTGGAAACAAATATTAAATGGAAACGGAAAATTTAATGGTCATGATGATAATGAGCTATAAATAAGAAAGAGAGTCACGGAGGAGCCAGTTTTCATGTGTTGGAATGATAATACCGCTTGCCAAATTCATCTCATCAAATCACAATTAATCATTTCCTTTTACTATCATCCTATGTTTCTATATAATGAGAGCATTTGTGTGGGAATATGCAAGCAAATGAGTGAGCGAGAAGTCTaagagtgctgaaggtgagagagagaaaagtgtgagaaaagttgagttgagtgtgtgtctcctcctcttgttttCTCCCAAGTTATAGTAGATTTGGTATGTTCCCTGGACGTAGGTTAGATTAGACCGAATCACGTATAtatggtgttcttattttgtgctTGTTTTTCTTGGGTGTATGATTATTATTCCTAAATCCGTAACAATAATTTCATGAAATTGTGATTATTTGGTGTTAAGAGTTTGTTAAACAACAATTTGTTGCATTGTGGTCATTTTTGTTGAATGTCATTATGTGAAGCTTCATACAAATAAGATTTCATAATATTATTGCAATACTaacattaaatttgaattttttttcaatttggaGAAAATagtatctaatttttttttcgaTTTTGTCTAGAgatatacaaattcaaatacgaGTCTTGAAATTCGTACTCTCAAATGTAACCTTAGGATACATTTAATTCGTGAAATATTCATTCCTAAGAATAAAAAGATTAATCTATATTATAGAGGTTtggtatatttaaaaaaaaatattgttgttataaaactaataactaagcaaattttttttaataattcataGCATAGAATACACAACGTGTAATATTCTCAAATTTGATCATGGAACATTTTTTGGTTACTCCATATTAGATGGAATAAGACACACTTATTctcataaattttatttttaaaatttcattataGGTTGATGTGatcaattttaaaacatataaGATACAAATAATAAAATCCAGAGTAATGTTTGAAGAGTTCAACCCTTAGATATTAATAGAAACCTCCACCCCCACCTCTATAGTAAAAAGGCTTAGTTAATATAAATGATtacataaattaattaataaataattattaataacatGAACCAAGATTGGAaaaggaaaatactaaaaataaagtaTTCAAATTATAGTATTCTCACATTAAACCCTTTTTAATCATTTCTCACATGCTCTTTTGGGATTCTCTTTAGGATGGAGGTAACTTGTCAATGATTCCGGTCATAACAAGATTGTGTCCAATTTTGATGGCTTCAAATTGAAATTTCCGCCACTATCATCTGGAAATCTTGTGCTTGCTCTACAATTGatttttaattaaccatttgATAGCGGGTTCCTTGAAGTGGGTTCCCTTAAACCAAAAAGAGATTGTTGAAACCTCCAATATTTTCATTGGTTTTTCAACCAtagtttccatattttttttcttgaatctccttaaaattgTGAAGAAACATAGTacaaatatacaaattaaatacaagaacaaatataaacataattttcaattagggtGAGACACAGATATCTCACTCTTTTTAAAGATGTTCAAATCCTCTGTGGTTTTTTCAGCTTAACCCACGAATTGGTGCAGAAAAACTTCACTCTAACTTATCTCTCCCAAGATACAACAACTCGATTTGAATCGTGCGACTCAATCCAATTCTGCACAAATGAAATAGCGCAAAACTCCACAAAGAATACATTTCTTAATTTGTCAAACTCTCTATACTTGGATGACAAAATAGTACGATAACAGTGACGTGAAAAGAattgtatatataaaaatgtaTCGTCTTAGGGTATATATAGGCATATAAGTCCTAAAACTAAGGTCCAATTAATGTATTGAATTTAAGAAACACAAAAAACTAAAAGCTAAATAAGTAGATATCTAATTCTAATATATgctcattttaaaattttaataaaaataagagtCTTATTTCAAGTTACATGCTCTTTTCAAAGACacaattaactaaaaatataacTCCAGGGTACATTTCTTTTCCAACGACTAAGATATGGAGTTGAGCGCCACTGCTTGGAGCTTCGCTGGTCCCGTTGTGTTCTCGAACCTTATGTCCTTTGCGATAAAGCCCTTCCCGACTTCCCCTTTACGACTGCGCAAATAATAGACAATTGAAAAAAACACATTATAAAGACCCAAATATTTTTTAGTTCTGTAAAAAATCAAATTGGGTCTCGGCAAGTACATGTTGCCTTGGCCCATGTGGAAAAAGTAGGCCCATGATAATTATCATATAATGTGTATGATAAAGAAAAACGGATAATAGGCCAATTCACGTGCCTCTGACACTTAAAAATCAtgatatttgttttatttttattattatttttagaaaaagtaTACCTTATTACTATGgttgattatatttatatttaaataaagaaaatttagaaaaaaaattatgatgctttgttgggaaaaatataaataatagtgtataatttacatttgaaaaaaataaaataaaaaaggcatTATAGCATATAAAAGTAAGCAGGGAGGGAGCATACTGAAAGTACTTTCGTAAGTAGGAGTGCCATCAACGAAGTTCAAGCTGTGGGAGAGGATAGTCTTGTCTTTGCCCATAGATCATGACGTTCCATCGGCCAATGTCCAAAATCACATTCTCCACGTACTTCTCACTCACACTCATATCATGAATCTATTCTCGCACATCTTaggccggctcttcacaatatgggatctaggcgaatgatttaattaaggatccttaatgtttttttttaattttattttttatttaaaattaattttttttaactttttgggatgcaaaatcactaattagagttttatattcaagattttcaagtatttttgttttctattgataacatagtCAATCCATTTAATCTTTTCGTGACATAGTTGatcacaaataattttttataagtttaagttttgaaaaatttctttctGCAGAAGCTACTGTCACAAGtatcgttaataaaattctataaacaataaatgcatttggaaaatagtttatcttttttataaatacatgaagacttgaaaaataaaaaattaaattgcatttactttacattttaaaatacaatttcatttacttgATAGTGGGAAAGTCAATGTATGAGAAGATAATATCACAAATAATGCTAacattattacattaaaaaaaatctgGAAGGCCCCAAGGCAAACACCTTAACCGCCAAGAACACATCGAATAGTGGTTAAGTTGGCAACAGGAGCTAATGTTTCGATGTAATCCAAGCCTTCTTGTTGAAAAAATCCTTTAGTGACTAATCGAGTTTTGTAGTGTTCAATTGTACCATTGGAATTCTATTTAATATGATAGACCCATTTGCTGCCAATGGAGTGATGTCCAGTAGGCAAGGGAACCAAGGACCGTGTCTTTTGCGTAGTGAGAGCATCAAGTTCATGTTGGGTTCTAAGATAGCCTGAGCATATAAGTTGGGTTCTAGGACATTTGAAATGGTATTAACAAAGTGTTTATGAGCAGAAGACAAAGAATCATAGGAAAGATAGGTACTTAAAGGATACCGAGTACCTGTCTTAGTTAAAGATGTCTGTTTTGAAGTTACAATTGATGGCGTTGTACTAACTTGTCCACAATGAAAAACATGAAGAAGGGTGGATGGCTATCTCACACGTTCACTTTTGCGAAGAGGAGGTGCAGCAGGAGATATAGAGGAAGGATAAGAAGGGGATGGTGTAGGAGTGATTTCAGATGATGAAGAAACAAGAGGAGTTGGAAGTGGAGGTGAATCAGTGATATATTCAGATATCACAGGTCAGGAAACAATGTTTTCTAGTGATTTTTTTGGAGcaagaaaaggaaaatttgatTCATGAAAAATGACATCACAACTTGAAAAAAAACTGTTGAGTATTGAGATCATATAAGCGATAGGATTTTTGGTCTACAGGACAACCAACTAAGATGCATTTTCTAGCACAAGAGTCAAATTTGTGAGATGGTTGCATAACAAAGACATCCAAAAACTTGTAAGTGAGAGTAGATAGGTGGTTTGTTATACAACATTTCATATGGAGATTTATGTTGCAACACAGGGGTGGGAAGACGATTTATAAGATAGGCAGTGGTAAGTAAACTCTCTCCCCTAAAAATGCAAGGAAGGATTAGCATAAATTCTTTAGGCCCTGCCAACGTTTAAACGATATCGATATTTTTGTTCAACGTTTAAGCACCATTTTGTTTAGGTATAGATAGATAAGAGCTTTGAAATAAAATGCTAAGATCGGAAAAATAAGATTTCATGCAAATGAATTATGAGTCATTATTACTTCGAATGCATTTAACTTAACAATTAAACTAAGTGTTGACAAACAAGATTAAAGATTTTTAGTAATCGTTgcatttcaaatttaaatttcattaaGAATATCCAAGTGAATAGAATATAATCATCATCAATGGTTGAAAAATAATTTGCCCCTCTTTGAGTCGCACTAGTAGAATAATATGACTCAAAAATTATGAAGGTGCCTTAAGACTTGTGCCATGGAAGGTTTGTAGTAGAATCAAAGTGGTAATCTAAccatgtatatcaaactttaacaaaatCCTCCCCGGTGCCAGAGATATTCGTCACAATGGCCAAGCTGTTGCTCGTGCACTCCGACGAGTTCCGCATCGCCGCCGCGGCGTCATCCACCAGCGACGACTTAATTTCGCGGAGGGCGTCCAGGCAGGTCTCGTGATTCTCGCTGGCAGCGCTCAGCCACGTCCAGACGTCCTCGCTATTAGCCGCCGATAGGATCTCGCCGGACTTCCCCGCCTCTGTCGACGAAATCGAGTCGTTCACGTAGACAACAGCATCCTCCAGCACGGTCTTGCAGACGGTGAGTGCCTTGCGGGTCCGGGGGTCGGTGGACTTTGCTGCGAGGCGGTCTGGGAGGGACGTGAGCTTGGAGAGCTCGGCGACGGCGACTTGCAGGGAGAGCTTGAAGATAACTTTGGGGTTGATGTTGTTTGGGGGGCCGAGGGCGGAGATGCTGGAGAAGCATGCGTCGGGATACGGGGTCTCTTTGCACACCGCCTTAATCGACTCTGATGGGGAGACGGAGCTCGAAGGGACGCCGTTGCCAGAGTTGCGTTTGTGAACGGGGATTCCAGCGACGGTGCCAATGAGGAGGAGGAGGGAGAAGAAGGTGACGATGAGTAGATGCTTGCTGGTTTTGTCATGGGGCTTGAAGGACTTAGCAGGGTCTATGGTAAACCCCTTGCGTGAATTGTGAAGTGGATTTAAGGCCATTTTAATTAGTGAGGGAATGCAAATGGAAAATGGAAGAAGGGGTTTGGCAGATTTTGGAATGTGTCCTTGTCTTGGGGTCCTTTTATAAGATTTGGGAGCATAGAAAAATGGGTGTTCTTCCGAAGATAAAATCATTGATTCGGAGATCAATCCGCAAAACCACAACTATTTTAAgggtttttttgtttgtttgtttttttgttttgttttgtttcttgtttcttgtttcttgtttttatttctaCACGAAACATATTACAAGAGTAATTAtattgttactttttttttttttttttgtctaatttcatttaaaaaaaaaatgggaaaaaaatattCTAATTGTTTCATAACTTGTTGCGAGAAAATTTTAATATCaagaaatgattttttaaaattaaatcattcattttatatacaactttttaaattaaaattactataaaatgatcatatgtatttaaatatgattaaaataaaaatgttcataccttttttaaaaaataataaataataataaaagttaattaaaaataatttttgcttcATGTGCAATAAGATTGTTATTGCAAAGTGAatttcaaaacacaaaaattaaattgagtaattataataatttttattttttgttatagtatttttaatgTATAATATCTTAATATCTTATAGTTAACGTATTTTAATcatactttttaaaaatattatttgatttaatgacaaatgaaaatttttttaattaagttttttgtttgtttaagttttacaaatgttaaccaaataggtttCTAATTTCTAGTTTCtagttttagtttttgtttctgatatttaattttcatttccataatttttaaCAATGATCCCAAATGATCTAATAGTTGTCAATTAATTTATACTAGTTAATATATCACATGCGATGCatgtgtgtaaaatattttttttataattttactaaattatatatatatatttaaaatcaattaataatatattgttaTAAAATAGTTTACAAATATTGAAGTGCATGTcaatattcaaatttattttaaaattaataatttatttaaaaattataaaatataaacattgaCATTAGGTATTATCATAACACGATGCAAATTAGGATgcaaaaaatcttaaaaaatataagatacGACATAACATGGAAATctaattaaaattttgacaaatattaaattttaatagtacataacattataaataaaaaaaattaataagtaaaattttcattattttttattttttttatgaaaatctcAATATATGACTTCTTcctataaaaatattaataaatttattataatttataaattttgattttatacttgaaattttagtctttgttattttttattacattcaattaaatatttttttttaaaaaaaatgttagataaatttaatatttattatttagaaAGTGCTTCTAGGtcaattttcagttttatttctaaaatttttaaacaataaTTCTAGAAAAAATTAGAAGAATTTACCTataatattttgagatatatgctttatttaacatttataataccatcatttattttatttttttgaatgaaATGGATTTTTTATGCCCAAATCTTGACCTATTCAAAATAAATGTTTAAATATagatttatataatattattgactatttttttttttttataaatacttGTCGTACTTTAAAGTGTGAATTGTTGCTTACAAAATTATTTACACTATTTTTACTTTTATACCTGATATGTACATATACTGTATTTTTTTGGCTAAAtagagtttctttttttttttagttcaaaatttaatatatctaaaatagattttataaatataatttaatatattttttcttaaatttaatttcttttagaatgttttatattgtttttataatataagatattttttcatataatgatttactttaatattttttttattaatttattattctaTGGATATGGATGTAGATAACTCTATATAG
This region of Malania oleifera isolate guangnan ecotype guangnan chromosome 10, ASM2987363v1, whole genome shotgun sequence genomic DNA includes:
- the LOC131166558 gene encoding pectinesterase 3-like; the protein is MALNPLHNSRKGFTIDPAKSFKPHDKTSKHLLIVTFFSLLLLIGTVAGIPVHKRNSGNGVPSSSVSPSESIKAVCKETPYPDACFSSISALGPPNNINPKVIFKLSLQVAVAELSKLTSLPDRLAAKSTDPRTRKALTVCKTVLEDAVVYVNDSISSTEAGKSGEILSAANSEDVWTWLSAASENHETCLDALREIKSSLVDDAAAAMRNSSECTSNSLAIVTNISGTGEDFVKV